From Streptomyces sp. NBC_00237, a single genomic window includes:
- a CDS encoding glycosyltransferase family 4 protein codes for MPGVGDGRAPLRIVARLHGYPPRHNAGAEWMVHSQFRALVERGHEVTVWLSRYTADTAEYELDGVKVIPLEARLDAGSAIRNCDVVVSHLENVPSAGALARGYGRPHIVVCHNTHRQSFREMAQGADLAVYNSQWMKREAELFFAEYPKGVKPRLDVVVRPPVFADEYRTKPGTHITLVNLNEEKGGQLFSKLAARMPDVRFLAVLGAYGEQVVPGLPNVEVVGHMCGHEMRDAVYSRTKVLLMPSSYESWGRVGVEALASGIPVVAHPTPGLCESLGEAGVFVDRHDVDGYETIIRKLLTPSEYRLAAKRAKARSAELDPTADLAAWCDAVESLVS; via the coding sequence ATGCCGGGCGTGGGGGATGGCCGTGCACCGCTGCGGATCGTCGCCCGGCTGCACGGCTACCCGCCGCGCCATAACGCCGGCGCCGAGTGGATGGTCCACAGCCAGTTCCGGGCCCTGGTCGAGCGCGGGCACGAGGTCACTGTGTGGCTGTCGCGGTACACCGCCGACACCGCCGAGTACGAACTCGACGGAGTCAAGGTCATTCCCCTGGAGGCCCGCCTCGACGCGGGGAGTGCGATCCGCAACTGCGACGTCGTGGTCTCGCACCTGGAGAACGTCCCCTCCGCAGGAGCACTCGCCCGCGGGTACGGCAGACCGCACATCGTGGTCTGCCACAACACCCACAGGCAGAGCTTCCGGGAGATGGCACAGGGCGCGGACCTGGCGGTCTACAACTCGCAGTGGATGAAGCGGGAAGCGGAGCTGTTCTTCGCCGAGTACCCCAAGGGCGTGAAACCCAGGCTGGACGTGGTCGTGCGGCCACCGGTGTTCGCCGACGAGTACCGGACGAAGCCAGGCACCCACATCACACTGGTCAACCTCAACGAAGAGAAGGGCGGCCAGCTCTTCTCGAAGCTCGCCGCTCGCATGCCTGACGTGCGGTTCCTCGCAGTGCTAGGCGCTTACGGCGAGCAGGTCGTGCCTGGCTTGCCGAACGTCGAGGTCGTGGGCCACATGTGCGGTCACGAGATGCGGGACGCCGTTTACAGCAGGACGAAAGTCCTGTTGATGCCGTCGTCCTACGAGTCGTGGGGGCGCGTGGGTGTCGAGGCGCTGGCGTCCGGTATCCCCGTGGTCGCACACCCCACCCCGGGGCTGTGCGAGTCGCTCGGGGAGGCGGGGGTTTTCGTCGACCGCCACGACGTCGATGGCTACGAGACGATCATCCGCAAGCTGCTGACCCCCTCGGAGTACCGGCTCGCGGCGAAACGGGCGAAGGCCCGCTCGGCGGAGCTCGACCCGACCGCCGACCTCGCCGCCTGGTGCGACGCCGTGGAGTCCCTGGTCAGTTGA
- a CDS encoding phage major capsid protein: MAHTNPIKTSDLNSIFLPPDMIGPIFEKSVEQSAVMSLARRVPLSMTAQTAVPVPLDVPTADWVEQAGRKPLSTGGMEVKTMSGKKIAVLIPVAMEVARSNAAGLWTQLQKDLPTAFARAFDRATIHGKSMKGATGPFPDYLAHTSKSVTIGTTTQGLGGIWGDLVKGQKEIIDDDWDYTGTVLDYRMKPSLLGATDTTGRPIFVDTTTPGTGAALAGTLVGEPVAYSRSVSGKLRRQTGTIDTGLRGIGGDWSQTAFGVGMDITIKISSEATYIDEDGGVHSAFQENLVLLLAEAYYGFVLGDDEAFVKYLAAGGSS, from the coding sequence ATGGCTCACACGAATCCGATCAAGACATCCGACCTCAACTCGATCTTCCTCCCGCCGGACATGATCGGCCCGATCTTCGAAAAGTCGGTCGAGCAGTCTGCGGTGATGTCGCTGGCCAGGCGCGTCCCGCTGTCCATGACGGCCCAGACCGCCGTGCCTGTCCCGCTGGATGTGCCGACCGCCGACTGGGTCGAGCAGGCCGGGCGCAAGCCGCTCAGCACGGGCGGTATGGAAGTCAAGACGATGAGCGGCAAGAAGATCGCCGTTCTGATCCCGGTGGCCATGGAGGTCGCCCGCTCCAACGCCGCCGGCCTGTGGACCCAGCTCCAGAAGGACCTGCCTACAGCTTTCGCCCGCGCCTTCGACCGGGCGACGATCCACGGCAAGAGCATGAAGGGAGCTACCGGCCCGTTCCCGGACTACCTGGCGCACACCTCCAAGTCCGTGACCATCGGCACCACCACCCAGGGCCTTGGCGGCATCTGGGGCGACCTGGTCAAGGGCCAGAAGGAAATCATCGACGACGACTGGGACTACACCGGCACCGTCCTCGACTACCGGATGAAGCCCTCCCTGCTCGGCGCGACCGACACCACCGGCCGCCCGATCTTCGTCGACACCACGACCCCGGGCACCGGGGCGGCCCTCGCGGGCACGCTCGTTGGTGAGCCGGTGGCCTACTCCCGGTCGGTCTCCGGAAAGCTGCGCCGCCAGACAGGCACCATCGACACTGGCCTGCGGGGTATCGGCGGCGACTGGTCCCAGACCGCGTTCGGCGTCGGCATGGACATCACCATCAAGATCTCCTCCGAGGCGACGTACATCGACGAGGACGGCGGCGTGCATTCGGCATTCCAGGAGAACCTTGTTCTCCTGCTCGCAGAGGCGTACTACGGGTTCGTCCTCGGTGACGACGAAGCCTTCGTCAAGTACCTGGCTGCGGGCGGCTCCTCCTGA
- a CDS encoding terminase, producing the protein MVPDGWDAEGEPVGREWTTLGFKAKVQIVAVSEDQTANTWDPLLEMARNGPVGENYDILPMESFVDVPRGRVEFVTSSGTSREGFRPVFSAMDQTESWIPTNGGRKLAATIRRNLGKVNGCSVETPNAFIPGEGSVAERSFEAWTKQQQGKLKLDEGLLFDHREAPPETDPADEQSLLAGLAEVYGGSADVNGGWVNLRRLLAEYWDPDTDPQDARRYYLNQVTHATDGWISQPEWASVAAADVVVGDRDEIVLGFDGSRRRSHSVTDATALVGCRVSDGHLFLLGCWEQPEGLFGKDWQVPTFEVLAAVEDAFKRYRVVGMYADPAKWESHIATWEAKHGRRLRVKSTLQHPIEWWMTGGRSNLIVRALEKFRSSVVDGELSHDGSSVLTRHVLNARRRESRSGIQIAKDHPESPRKIDAAVAAVLAWQCRVDAVSKGLGKKKRSSGRVVVLR; encoded by the coding sequence GTGGTCCCTGACGGCTGGGACGCGGAGGGCGAGCCTGTCGGCCGCGAGTGGACGACGCTGGGCTTCAAGGCCAAGGTCCAGATCGTCGCGGTTTCCGAGGATCAGACCGCGAACACCTGGGATCCGCTTCTGGAGATGGCCCGCAACGGGCCTGTCGGCGAGAACTACGACATCCTGCCGATGGAGTCCTTCGTCGACGTGCCGCGCGGGCGGGTCGAGTTCGTCACCAGCTCCGGGACGTCCCGCGAGGGCTTCCGTCCGGTTTTCTCAGCCATGGACCAGACCGAGTCGTGGATCCCGACCAACGGGGGCCGAAAGCTCGCCGCGACGATCCGCCGCAACCTCGGCAAGGTCAACGGCTGTTCCGTCGAGACTCCCAACGCCTTCATTCCGGGCGAGGGCTCGGTGGCGGAGCGGTCCTTCGAAGCCTGGACGAAGCAGCAGCAGGGCAAGTTGAAGCTCGACGAGGGCCTGCTGTTCGACCACCGGGAGGCGCCGCCGGAGACCGACCCGGCGGACGAGCAGTCCCTCCTCGCCGGGCTTGCGGAGGTATACGGGGGATCGGCCGACGTCAACGGCGGCTGGGTCAACCTGCGCCGCCTCCTGGCCGAGTACTGGGATCCCGACACCGACCCCCAGGACGCCCGCCGCTACTACCTGAATCAGGTGACGCATGCGACGGACGGCTGGATCAGCCAGCCCGAGTGGGCGTCGGTCGCCGCCGCGGATGTGGTGGTCGGCGATCGCGACGAGATCGTTCTCGGCTTCGACGGGTCCCGCCGCCGTTCGCACAGCGTCACTGACGCGACCGCCCTGGTCGGCTGCCGGGTCTCGGACGGCCATCTGTTCCTTCTCGGCTGCTGGGAGCAGCCGGAGGGCTTGTTCGGGAAGGACTGGCAAGTTCCGACGTTCGAGGTACTCGCGGCTGTCGAGGATGCCTTCAAGCGCTACCGGGTGGTGGGGATGTACGCGGACCCCGCGAAGTGGGAGTCACACATTGCCACGTGGGAGGCGAAGCACGGTCGCCGGCTGAGAGTGAAGTCGACCTTGCAGCATCCGATCGAGTGGTGGATGACGGGCGGGCGGTCCAACTTGATCGTGCGCGCGCTGGAGAAGTTCCGCTCCTCGGTCGTCGACGGCGAACTGTCGCACGACGGATCGAGTGTCCTCACCCGGCACGTTCTCAACGCCCGCCGTCGGGAGTCGCGTTCGGGCATCCAGATCGCCAAGGATCATCCCGAGTCACCCCGCAAGATCGACGCGGCTGTGGCCGCAGTTCTGGCCTGGCAGTGCCGGGTCGACGCAGTATCCAAGGGCCTCGGCAAGAAGAAGCGCAGCTCCGGAAGGGTGGTGGTCCTCCGATGA
- a CDS encoding HK97 gp10 family phage protein has protein sequence MMPARFRMSKRGVGQLLKSPMIQAEMVRRAEVIRSTAVAIAPVYAGTWGGSPGHYKASFEVSSTARGGRRRDRATAVVRNTAYYARWVEYGTERVPAHHVLLRAARAGGR, from the coding sequence ATGATGCCCGCGCGATTCCGGATGTCCAAGAGGGGTGTCGGGCAGCTCCTCAAGAGCCCCATGATTCAGGCGGAGATGGTGCGCCGGGCGGAGGTCATTCGCTCGACCGCGGTAGCCATCGCACCTGTGTACGCGGGCACTTGGGGTGGCAGCCCGGGGCACTACAAGGCCAGCTTCGAGGTGTCCTCGACTGCTCGTGGCGGCCGACGCCGGGACCGTGCGACTGCCGTCGTGCGGAACACCGCGTACTACGCCCGCTGGGTGGAGTACGGCACCGAGCGCGTCCCTGCCCATCACGTGCTGCTGCGTGCGGCCCGTGCGGGTGGCCGCTGA
- a CDS encoding phage tail protein: MSGDIMVNITRAADLTMVGANGGGWVSPVGTPALASPLAQPQSPWQALGAISDDGLVNGWDEDSQEFTPWGLTSPFRTQITKSVRTFGLTVWETSRKPVMSLHYRLDDADLTPDGDGITKFAETASPVPDRRAFWFIVLDGGSARGFYVPQGEISDRSDVTYKQDEMSGFEWTITTYPDAAGNTVYHVDKLPLTPTDPAS; this comes from the coding sequence ATGTCTGGAGACATCATGGTCAACATCACCCGCGCCGCGGACCTCACGATGGTCGGCGCCAACGGCGGTGGCTGGGTCAGCCCCGTGGGCACCCCGGCTCTAGCCTCGCCGCTCGCTCAGCCGCAGTCCCCGTGGCAGGCGCTGGGAGCGATCTCGGACGACGGCCTGGTCAACGGCTGGGACGAGGACTCCCAGGAGTTCACCCCGTGGGGTCTGACCAGCCCGTTCCGCACCCAGATCACCAAGAGCGTCCGCACGTTCGGCCTCACGGTCTGGGAAACCAGCCGCAAGCCGGTCATGTCGCTGCACTACCGGCTCGACGACGCCGACCTGACCCCCGACGGCGACGGCATCACCAAGTTCGCCGAGACCGCGTCCCCGGTGCCTGACCGCCGTGCGTTCTGGTTCATCGTTCTCGACGGTGGCAGCGCCCGCGGCTTCTACGTGCCGCAGGGGGAGATTTCCGACCGCTCCGACGTCACGTACAAGCAGGACGAAATGAGCGGCTTCGAGTGGACCATCACCACCTACCCGGACGCGGCGGGCAACACCGTCTACCACGTGGACAAGCTGCCGCTGACGCCGACCGACCCGGCGTCCTGA
- a CDS encoding phage portal protein, translated as MTTPTLPLIGLSDDELQLLTMLRTDLLEQRFKLDLLDAYFNGEQLVRDLGISIPPQLKGLHTVIGWPRIGVEALEQRLDLEAFRWADGSDGSDLDEIAEANDLYDESSLAHLDALTYGREYVTVGSSEGDSPPLITYESPQDMTLSWDARLRMATSALRESQDRFGYGLGPDERLVTLYLPDQTVLAVEANNGWEIVDRDVHRMGMVPVLRMANRQRTADRIGKSEITPEVMSITDAACRRLMGIEVAAEFYGAPQRYILGASESAFQDAEGNTKSAWETYIGRVLALERDEDGQVPTVGQFTAHDPSGQTKIIDLYARIMATQLGLPPHMLGYTSDNPASADAIRSSEAMLVKKAERRIKRFGATHRDAMRLALWVRDGTPPDKARRIETVWRNPATPTLAAQTDAAVKLAQAGIVPADSDVLLEMAGLSEDQRRRVAADRRRAQGAALLAQLTQAGAQEAPPAEEPEADDADADL; from the coding sequence ATGACGACTCCCACCCTCCCGCTGATCGGCCTGTCGGACGATGAGCTGCAGCTCCTGACCATGCTCCGCACCGACCTGCTGGAGCAGCGCTTCAAGTTGGACCTGCTGGATGCCTACTTCAACGGCGAGCAGCTGGTCCGGGATTTGGGGATCTCGATCCCTCCCCAGTTGAAGGGCTTGCATACGGTCATCGGCTGGCCGCGGATCGGCGTGGAGGCTCTGGAGCAGCGCCTTGACCTGGAGGCGTTCCGGTGGGCGGACGGCTCTGACGGCTCTGACCTCGACGAGATCGCGGAGGCGAACGACCTCTACGACGAGTCGTCTCTGGCCCACTTGGATGCGCTGACCTATGGCCGCGAGTACGTGACGGTGGGCTCCAGCGAGGGCGACTCGCCTCCGCTCATCACCTATGAGTCGCCCCAGGACATGACTCTGTCGTGGGATGCGCGGCTGCGGATGGCGACGTCGGCGCTGCGGGAGTCCCAGGACCGGTTCGGCTACGGTCTCGGCCCTGACGAGCGTCTGGTGACTCTGTACCTGCCGGATCAGACGGTCCTGGCCGTCGAGGCGAACAACGGCTGGGAGATCGTAGACCGTGACGTCCACCGTATGGGTATGGTGCCGGTGCTGCGGATGGCGAACCGGCAGCGAACTGCGGACCGGATCGGCAAGTCGGAGATCACTCCCGAGGTCATGTCCATCACGGATGCGGCGTGCCGACGTCTGATGGGTATCGAGGTGGCGGCCGAGTTCTACGGTGCGCCGCAGAGGTACATCCTGGGTGCTTCCGAGTCGGCGTTCCAGGACGCGGAGGGGAATACCAAGAGCGCCTGGGAGACGTACATCGGCCGTGTCCTGGCTCTGGAGCGGGACGAGGACGGCCAGGTTCCGACGGTTGGCCAGTTCACCGCCCATGACCCGTCCGGTCAGACGAAAATCATCGATCTGTACGCCCGGATCATGGCCACTCAGCTCGGGCTGCCGCCGCACATGCTCGGCTACACCAGCGACAACCCCGCCTCGGCGGACGCAATCCGCAGCTCCGAGGCGATGCTGGTGAAGAAGGCGGAGCGCCGTATCAAGCGCTTCGGTGCCACGCACCGGGACGCGATGCGGCTGGCGCTGTGGGTGCGCGACGGCACCCCTCCGGATAAGGCGCGTCGCATCGAGACGGTGTGGCGCAATCCGGCGACGCCGACGCTGGCCGCTCAGACGGACGCTGCGGTGAAGCTGGCGCAGGCGGGCATCGTCCCGGCCGACAGTGACGTGCTCCTGGAGATGGCTGGCCTGTCGGAGGACCAGCGCCGCCGGGTTGCCGCAGACCGCCGGAGGGCGCAGGGCGCCGCTCTGCTGGCTCAGTTGACGCAGGCGGGAGCCCAGGAGGCGCCGCCCGCCGAGGAGCCGGAGGCCGACGATGCCGACGCGGATCTCTGA
- a CDS encoding DUF4429 domain-containing protein translates to MDVKGVVGTVSFDGEWVTITKKPVGMQGREYRIRAADVTGTRLKPATRLMHGYVQFVLPGSVAAGEQSGFLQGGRPHYDDPHSLSIPHRSNDEAAKLVAAVEQARSTR, encoded by the coding sequence ATGGACGTCAAGGGCGTAGTCGGCACCGTGAGCTTCGACGGCGAGTGGGTGACCATCACCAAGAAGCCCGTCGGCATGCAGGGGCGGGAGTATCGAATCCGTGCCGCCGACGTCACTGGCACCCGGCTGAAGCCCGCCACCAGGCTGATGCACGGCTACGTGCAGTTCGTGCTGCCCGGATCAGTGGCAGCCGGAGAGCAGAGCGGCTTCCTCCAGGGCGGAAGGCCGCACTACGACGACCCGCATAGCCTGTCCATCCCTCACCGGAGCAACGACGAGGCGGCCAAGCTCGTCGCCGCCGTCGAACAGGCACGGTCTACCCGGTAA